In a genomic window of bacterium:
- a CDS encoding glycosyltransferase family 2 protein — MDTVVPTKGKVVGIIMTYNCAKFIEEVYRRLPKENFDQIICMDDESRDDSVAVAQKLGIPTFTHPHTGYGGNLLFGLRKAVELGGTQMIEIHGDGQYDIALSAPLAIDKLNSGFDFILGNRFYNISQAFKDGMGPIPFCGNVFLSVLARVGTRIPLQDFFPGFRAYSKRFVETLDFSRISNDYFFSFQIIIQAQYHRLRIGHVPTRCDYKREHTSISISKGIWAIFQTSHAIFLYWLALCGIRRGIFS; from the coding sequence ATGGATACAGTCGTTCCAACAAAGGGCAAGGTGGTAGGCATTATCATGACCTACAACTGCGCCAAGTTCATCGAAGAGGTGTACCGGCGCCTGCCCAAAGAAAATTTTGACCAGATTATCTGTATGGACGACGAGTCCCGAGACGATTCTGTTGCCGTGGCGCAAAAGCTCGGCATACCCACGTTCACCCACCCGCATACCGGCTATGGCGGCAATTTGCTATTTGGATTGCGCAAGGCCGTGGAGCTTGGTGGGACGCAAATGATAGAGATCCATGGAGACGGTCAATATGATATTGCCTTAAGCGCTCCGCTAGCCATAGACAAACTGAATAGCGGTTTCGATTTCATTTTAGGTAACAGGTTTTACAACATATCCCAGGCCTTTAAGGACGGCATGGGTCCCATCCCGTTCTGCGGGAATGTATTCCTTTCGGTTCTTGCGCGAGTGGGCACCCGGATACCTCTGCAGGATTTTTTTCCCGGTTTTCGCGCCTACAGCAAGCGCTTTGTGGAAACTCTGGATTTTTCCAGGATTTCCAATGATTATTTTTTTAGTTTTCAAATCATTATTCAGGCGCAATACCATCGTTTGCGAATAGGCCATGTGCCTACCCGTTGCGACTACAAGCGCGAGCATACGTCCATCAGTATTTCCAAAGGCATCTGGGCCATATTCCAAACGTCGCATGCCATTTTTCTCTACTGGCTGGCTCTCTGTGGCATACGGAGAGGCATTTTTTCCTAG
- a CDS encoding asparagine synthase-related protein, whose translation MSNFDTLRRLLPFYFYFMCSIGGIIHGSGIEKMIDIQKHRAPDSFGFYKDDDIELGMGRLKILDLSSPGLCPYQEDQFVLSYNGEIYNYIELKEELRAHGWKFRTTSDTEVLLKSWRQWGVGMFDKLNGMFAIALYDKRKKQLLLARDIAGEKPLYYYQRGALFAFTSEAKALQGVVPLESRQDRFFEAFQHVHGETLWKHVHALPPAHYLLYDLAKDTYAIKEYWDFKPRNIRTETALEELEELLEDAVRIRTRSDVPYSLYYSGGIDSSLISTFHDFREKFFFDNTLDWKDDFFTTIDKIVWHLDFPVGSLSSYPLWKLASWASEKVKVVLSGEGADEIFGGYVRYLPVAREWELRTHFPSYNTYLFAKYFRYFSYLDAFAALTARNDDIEFVRETLRPYFERFEDPITAMGYADFKLIMPSLLQMGDRMAGAFGIENRCPFLDRRIIEFGFSLPPELKINGLEQKIMLRRLLEKRGLLEPLQGEKKGLTIVFNQWFGKKDWDRGAYFDFLKEGWGRQFAQKNESR comes from the coding sequence GTGTCAAATTTTGATACACTACGGAGGTTACTTCCCTTCTATTTTTATTTTATGTGCAGTATCGGCGGCATTATTCACGGTAGCGGCATCGAGAAAATGATCGATATCCAGAAGCACCGGGCTCCGGACAGTTTTGGATTTTATAAGGACGACGACATTGAGCTGGGGATGGGGCGTCTTAAAATCTTGGACCTCAGCTCACCGGGTCTTTGTCCTTACCAGGAAGACCAATTCGTCTTGTCATACAACGGGGAAATTTACAACTATATTGAACTGAAGGAAGAATTGCGTGCGCATGGCTGGAAGTTTCGCACCACCTCCGATACTGAAGTGCTTTTAAAGTCTTGGCGACAGTGGGGAGTTGGGATGTTCGATAAATTAAACGGCATGTTCGCTATTGCGCTATATGACAAGCGCAAGAAACAACTGCTTCTGGCGCGGGACATTGCCGGAGAAAAACCCCTCTACTATTACCAAAGGGGCGCTCTTTTTGCATTCACTTCGGAGGCGAAGGCTTTACAAGGTGTTGTACCACTGGAATCGAGGCAAGACAGATTTTTTGAGGCTTTCCAGCATGTGCATGGCGAAACGCTCTGGAAACATGTCCACGCTCTTCCCCCGGCGCATTATCTGCTGTATGACCTTGCAAAGGATACTTATGCGATAAAAGAATATTGGGATTTCAAGCCGCGGAACATCCGGACCGAAACGGCTCTGGAGGAGCTGGAAGAGCTTTTGGAAGACGCGGTGCGCATCCGCACCCGCAGCGACGTGCCCTACAGCCTGTATTATTCGGGTGGCATAGATTCGTCGCTCATCTCGACCTTTCATGATTTTCGGGAAAAGTTCTTTTTCGACAACACATTGGACTGGAAGGACGATTTCTTCACCACTATCGATAAGATTGTGTGGCATCTCGACTTTCCGGTCGGTTCACTTTCGTCATACCCTTTGTGGAAGCTTGCGAGCTGGGCGAGTGAAAAAGTAAAAGTAGTCCTTTCCGGTGAAGGCGCGGATGAGATTTTTGGCGGATATGTGCGCTACTTGCCAGTAGCGCGGGAGTGGGAACTGCGCACGCACTTTCCTTCCTACAACACGTATCTGTTCGCGAAGTATTTTAGGTATTTTTCGTATCTGGATGCGTTCGCCGCGCTTACCGCGCGGAACGACGATATCGAGTTCGTACGCGAAACCCTACGGCCCTATTTCGAGCGATTTGAAGACCCCATCACGGCTATGGGATACGCCGATTTTAAGCTCATTATGCCAAGTCTCTTGCAGATGGGCGATCGGATGGCGGGCGCATTCGGCATTGAAAACCGATGCCCGTTCCTTGACCGGCGCATTATAGAATTCGGTTTCAGCCTTCCGCCAGAACTTAAAATAAACGGGCTCGAGCAAAAGATCATGCTCCGCCGGCTGCTCGAGAAACGAGGACTTCTGGAGCCGCTTCAGGGAGAGAAGAAAGGACTCACCATCGTCTTTAACCAGTGGTTCGGCAAAAAAGACTGGGATAGGGGTGCATATTTCGATTTTCTGAAGGAGGGATGGGGAAGGCAGTTTGCGCAAAAGAACGAATCCCGTTAG
- a CDS encoding NAD-dependent epimerase/dehydratase family protein gives MKVLITGMSGFIAPHIAEACLNIGWDVWGIDILNFNYKVIEYDFRNPHFKFEKRDVRSLAAEELKGVDYVFHLAFVTNITYDVQHPLETAKDNIDMTAYMLEMAKQAGIKKLVFPSTASAYGLNPTPWKEDMPLYPIETYSWQKLSGELALKTWSACYGLPTVSLRLFQVFGENQRPDTVIAVFSRLKKEGKPVTLMETSPDSPYRSGQRDFIYVKEVADAFIKAAESPKVGKGEVINIASGKVITIEELAKTFGTQIVYIPKRGFEVERHEADITRARELLGWEPKLEVLPWLKEYVKTL, from the coding sequence ATGAAGGTTCTCATTACCGGCATGTCCGGTTTCATCGCTCCCCATATTGCGGAGGCCTGTCTGAATATAGGCTGGGATGTTTGGGGTATCGACATCCTCAATTTTAATTACAAGGTTATCGAATACGATTTCCGTAATCCGCATTTTAAATTCGAGAAGCGGGACGTGCGTTCTCTCGCCGCCGAAGAACTTAAAGGAGTTGATTATGTCTTCCACCTCGCTTTTGTCACCAATATTACCTACGACGTCCAGCACCCGTTGGAGACCGCAAAAGATAATATTGACATGACCGCGTATATGTTGGAGATGGCCAAACAAGCGGGTATAAAGAAACTTGTGTTTCCTTCCACCGCCTCCGCTTATGGTCTCAATCCGACACCCTGGAAGGAGGACATGCCGCTCTATCCCATAGAAACGTATAGTTGGCAGAAGTTGTCCGGAGAGCTCGCGCTTAAGACCTGGTCGGCTTGTTACGGCTTGCCGACGGTCAGTTTGCGGCTTTTCCAGGTTTTCGGCGAGAATCAGCGTCCGGACACCGTGATCGCGGTTTTCTCTCGGCTCAAAAAAGAAGGCAAACCCGTCACCCTCATGGAAACGTCGCCCGACTCTCCGTATCGCTCGGGACAGCGTGATTTCATATACGTCAAAGAAGTTGCGGACGCATTCATCAAAGCCGCCGAGTCTCCGAAAGTGGGCAAGGGCGAAGTTATTAATATTGCTTCGGGGAAGGTCATTACCATCGAGGAGCTCGCCAAAACATTCGGTACCCAGATCGTATATATTCCCAAACGCGGCTTTGAGGTGGAGCGCCATGAGGCGGACATCACCCGTGCCCGGGAGCTCTTGGGCTGGGAGCCGAAACTCGAGGTGCTTCCGTGGCTGAAAGAGTACGTGAAGACCCTATAA
- a CDS encoding class I SAM-dependent methyltransferase translates to MLTHYDHCRMCGSKKLTMFLDLGDQPPPNRNIKPGSWTRDPEPMYPLQVWFCHDCSLVQLCDIPSKEEMFTDYQFLSSGVGNTPKHFQDYAEELQTQFLKPGDLVVEVGGNDGVLLRELKGVKALNIEPAANIAPIARSRGVETLNEFFTSTLAAEVSKKYGKAKVALGNNSIPHIADQIDVMKGFKELLADDGVGIIQAHYLGYIFDTLGYGDIYHEHMAYYAILPLIRFYKTLGLEIFDYRMLDFQGVSIRVYFGHAGKHAMSPKVAALAEEERRKGWDRLETYQTLAGAVERSKNKLVQTLNELKKQGKHIAAYGAAAKGVPILNYAGITDAMIDFCVDGLKEKQGNCMPMSHIPIISPEDAKKRSVDYYLLLAWSFRDHIVEKEKEFVAKGGKFIMPIGDIEIF, encoded by the coding sequence ATGCTCACCCACTACGACCATTGCCGCATGTGCGGTTCGAAAAAGCTGACGATGTTTCTGGATCTTGGCGACCAGCCCCCGCCGAACCGCAACATCAAGCCCGGGTCATGGACGCGCGACCCCGAGCCCATGTATCCCTTACAGGTATGGTTTTGTCACGATTGTAGTCTCGTGCAGCTTTGCGATATTCCTTCAAAGGAGGAAATGTTTACCGATTATCAGTTCCTTTCGAGTGGCGTCGGCAATACGCCGAAACATTTTCAAGATTACGCCGAGGAGCTGCAAACGCAGTTTTTGAAACCCGGAGATCTGGTTGTGGAGGTAGGGGGTAACGACGGAGTGCTATTGCGGGAACTTAAAGGGGTCAAGGCGCTCAACATAGAACCTGCCGCGAATATTGCACCCATCGCGCGCTCGCGCGGAGTGGAAACATTGAATGAGTTTTTTACCAGCACTCTGGCCGCCGAGGTGAGCAAGAAATACGGCAAGGCCAAAGTTGCGCTGGGCAACAATTCCATTCCCCATATCGCCGACCAGATAGACGTCATGAAGGGATTCAAGGAGCTTCTTGCCGATGACGGGGTGGGCATCATTCAGGCGCACTACCTCGGCTACATATTCGATACGCTCGGCTACGGCGATATCTATCATGAGCATATGGCGTATTACGCCATCCTTCCGCTCATCCGGTTCTATAAAACCTTGGGGCTTGAGATCTTCGACTACAGAATGTTGGATTTCCAGGGGGTTTCCATCCGCGTTTATTTCGGCCACGCAGGAAAACACGCCATGAGTCCCAAAGTTGCGGCTTTGGCGGAAGAAGAGAGGAGGAAGGGTTGGGATCGGCTTGAGACATATCAGACGCTTGCCGGAGCCGTTGAACGATCAAAAAATAAATTAGTGCAGACGCTGAACGAACTGAAAAAACAAGGTAAACACATTGCCGCGTATGGCGCGGCCGCAAAAGGCGTGCCCATTCTCAACTACGCGGGCATCACCGATGCGATGATAGATTTTTGCGTGGACGGGTTGAAAGAGAAACAGGGAAATTGCATGCCGATGTCACACATTCCCATTATTTCTCCGGAAGATGCGAAGAAGCGAAGCGTTGATTATTATCTTTTGCTCGCTTGGAGCTTTCGAGACCACATTGTTGAAAAAGAGAAAGAATTTGTGGCTAAAGGCGGGAAGTTTATTATGCCAATCGGTGATATCGAGATCTTCTAG
- a CDS encoding FkbM family methyltransferase, which produces MKAKNIILTFEYKTRTWEVRRVLGRLLRRVFPKFRPRFLIARLMGRDIPIQAFNHTIYVDGKDLCLAPALMEDGVWEPRLTSFMRNVLRPGMTVVDIGANIGYFSILAAAEIGKGGKVFAFEPGRRNIELMKKNIEVNDFRNIVVVCAAVTAASGQTTLYTSETDYGDHRSYPVAQERSYVRGVPVGEKLRGEELVDAIALDDYFKEFIGTVNFIKMDIEGAEYYALQGMKNLLRQSVNVVVMTEFWPGGMEVARTSPQMFLDEVRSLGFDVHLLPEEGPIRQATDKEVFSEISKTKNDIMNIVLCRPERRATLPENA; this is translated from the coding sequence ATGAAGGCGAAAAACATAATTTTGACGTTTGAGTACAAAACCCGGACGTGGGAAGTGAGGCGCGTTCTGGGGCGATTATTACGCCGTGTATTCCCTAAATTTCGCCCCAGATTTCTTATCGCGCGTCTTATGGGGCGCGACATTCCCATACAGGCATTCAACCATACGATCTATGTGGACGGAAAAGATCTTTGTCTTGCCCCTGCGCTTATGGAGGATGGTGTATGGGAGCCGCGCCTGACGTCGTTCATGCGCAATGTTTTGCGTCCGGGCATGACGGTGGTGGACATCGGCGCTAATATCGGATATTTTTCAATTCTCGCTGCCGCTGAAATTGGGAAAGGAGGAAAGGTGTTCGCATTTGAACCCGGAAGAAGGAATATTGAACTGATGAAAAAAAACATCGAGGTAAACGATTTTCGAAACATTGTTGTTGTGTGCGCCGCGGTTACCGCAGCATCCGGCCAGACAACTTTATATACTTCCGAGACGGACTATGGAGACCATCGGTCGTATCCGGTTGCGCAAGAGAGGTCTTACGTCCGAGGCGTGCCCGTGGGAGAGAAGCTAAGAGGAGAAGAATTGGTGGATGCGATTGCGCTGGATGACTACTTCAAGGAATTTATCGGGACCGTCAATTTTATAAAAATGGACATTGAGGGCGCTGAGTACTATGCTCTGCAGGGTATGAAGAATCTCCTTCGCCAGAGCGTAAATGTTGTGGTGATGACAGAATTCTGGCCAGGTGGTATGGAGGTGGCACGTACCTCACCGCAGATGTTTCTCGACGAGGTCCGCTCTCTTGGATTTGATGTTCACCTCCTTCCCGAAGAGGGGCCGATTCGGCAGGCAACCGACAAAGAGGTATTTTCGGAAATCTCCAAGACGAAAAATGACATAATGAATATCGTGCTATGCCGTCCCGAGCGTCGCGCAACTCTTCCAGAAAACGCATAA
- a CDS encoding class I SAM-dependent methyltransferase, protein MKYLKNTLCRMCDGTGFDTVLDLGEQPLVNSLLRKEDFAQKEPLFSLVVRRCRTCGLVQLTEVLEADEIYKNVDYLFFSSDMPTLADYFRDYADDVKKRFLKKGDFVVEMGSNDGILLSFFKDEHPILGVDPATNVVVRALQRGIPTLSEFFNEHVAQLIVREYGKAKVFIANSCVAHVNDPKNLMRGVKAMLADDGVFVAEVNYWGAMVKNTNYSLIYHDHFSYLSLKNVQNLAEQFGMRAFDAWVTPSQNFGMLRVFLDNGKRPLTDRLQKLQKEEEDTNLNSLETCKRFEENVRKVSDKLLGILNDLKKQGKRLAGYGASAKGLIILRTAGIGKDLIDYFVDDSPAKQGRFTPVDRIPIISRAEAQSQLPDYFVILAPNYAKVIVEKEKKFRDTGGRFIVPVGDIEIF, encoded by the coding sequence ATGAAATACCTAAAAAATACCCTATGCCGCATGTGCGACGGGACGGGATTTGATACTGTGCTGGACCTGGGCGAACAGCCGCTCGTCAACAGTCTTTTGCGCAAGGAAGATTTCGCTCAAAAAGAGCCGCTTTTTTCTCTTGTGGTCCGGCGTTGCAGAACGTGCGGCCTGGTGCAGCTCACGGAAGTCTTGGAGGCCGACGAGATATATAAAAATGTCGATTACCTCTTCTTCTCTTCCGACATGCCCACGCTCGCGGATTACTTCCGAGATTATGCGGATGATGTTAAAAAGCGTTTTTTGAAGAAAGGGGATTTTGTGGTGGAGATGGGTTCGAACGACGGCATTCTTTTGAGTTTTTTTAAAGATGAGCATCCTATCTTGGGAGTTGATCCGGCAACGAATGTGGTGGTACGGGCGCTCCAGCGTGGCATCCCTACGTTGTCGGAGTTTTTCAACGAACACGTGGCTCAGCTTATCGTGCGGGAGTATGGCAAAGCCAAAGTATTCATTGCCAATTCTTGCGTTGCGCACGTAAACGATCCGAAAAATCTCATGCGCGGAGTAAAAGCGATGCTTGCAGACGATGGGGTGTTCGTGGCCGAAGTGAACTACTGGGGAGCCATGGTTAAGAATACCAACTACTCCCTTATTTATCACGACCATTTCTCGTATCTTTCTCTGAAGAACGTACAGAATCTTGCGGAACAGTTTGGCATGCGGGCGTTTGACGCCTGGGTAACGCCATCGCAGAATTTCGGGATGTTGCGGGTATTTTTGGACAACGGCAAGCGTCCGCTCACGGACCGGCTGCAGAAGCTTCAAAAAGAGGAAGAGGACACGAATTTGAACAGCCTGGAAACATGCAAGCGATTTGAGGAAAATGTGCGCAAGGTTTCCGATAAGCTGCTGGGAATCCTCAACGACCTTAAAAAACAGGGCAAGAGGCTGGCGGGTTACGGTGCATCCGCCAAGGGTCTTATTATTTTACGCACTGCGGGCATTGGCAAAGATCTCATTGATTATTTCGTGGACGATTCTCCGGCAAAACAAGGCCGGTTCACACCCGTAGACCGCATACCCATCATTTCGCGCGCCGAGGCGCAGAGTCAACTTCCCGATTATTTTGTCATCCTCGCGCCGAATTATGCCAAAGTTATCGTAGAGAAAGAAAAGAAATTCCGTGACACGGGAGGAAGGTTCATCGTACCGGTCGGAGACATTGAAATCTTCTGA
- a CDS encoding glycosyltransferase family 4 protein: protein MRVCILTNNTRTDNGWGRFAREFITALRTCGVEVVICSEEGGGYPDEHVVLTNSLRFSLHSFFKTLLHLPVLLRNALRVREHLGGCNLIHALDGYPYGVIGALASFGSKLPLMVTLQGTYSLDAFYHAVERKFLTWALCHARKVVCISSYMAREIKKYIAGISSQVIGHGTTSLWLSAPTDPRPPSIPKPYLLSVGTVKPQKGYRISLAAYARAREKFPDLSYVIVGFQGHEHFSKIQDEARVLGISSHVHFLTGLSDAELLRLYDHAELFVLTPVSMGTNIEGFGLVYREAGARGLAVIGSRDCGADDAVKDGVTGILCPQNDVDMVTRALEKLLADEKFRKDMGENGKKLAKRETWVLAARRYSAAYEAVVRRSQ from the coding sequence ATGCGTGTCTGTATACTCACTAACAACACGCGGACGGATAATGGTTGGGGCAGGTTTGCCCGCGAGTTCATCACGGCATTGCGTACGTGCGGAGTTGAGGTTGTCATTTGCTCGGAAGAAGGCGGAGGGTATCCTGACGAACACGTGGTCTTAACCAACTCACTCAGATTTTCTTTACACAGTTTTTTTAAAACACTTCTTCATCTTCCTGTTCTTCTGCGCAATGCTCTGCGGGTGCGCGAGCATCTTGGGGGATGTAATCTCATTCACGCCTTGGACGGGTATCCGTACGGAGTTATCGGGGCTCTCGCCAGTTTCGGTTCAAAACTTCCGCTAATGGTTACATTGCAGGGTACGTATTCCCTGGATGCGTTTTACCATGCCGTGGAACGGAAATTTTTAACATGGGCGCTTTGTCATGCGCGTAAAGTCGTCTGCATCAGTTCGTATATGGCCCGAGAAATAAAGAAGTATATTGCCGGAATTTCATCGCAGGTCATTGGACACGGCACTACGTCTCTGTGGCTTTCAGCCCCGACAGATCCCCGTCCCCCCTCTATTCCTAAGCCGTATCTTTTAAGCGTCGGCACTGTGAAGCCGCAAAAAGGATATCGGATAAGCCTTGCGGCCTATGCCAGAGCCAGAGAAAAGTTTCCCGATCTTTCATATGTCATTGTCGGCTTCCAGGGGCACGAACATTTTTCCAAAATTCAAGATGAGGCAAGGGTTTTAGGCATCAGCAGCCACGTTCACTTCCTTACCGGTTTGAGCGACGCGGAACTCTTGCGGCTTTATGATCATGCAGAACTTTTTGTACTTACGCCGGTTTCCATGGGAACGAACATAGAGGGTTTCGGACTGGTATATCGGGAAGCCGGAGCCCGGGGGTTGGCAGTGATCGGCTCCCGGGACTGCGGAGCCGATGATGCGGTTAAAGATGGGGTAACCGGGATTTTATGCCCGCAGAATGATGTTGATATGGTTACTAGGGCGTTAGAAAAATTGCTTGCGGATGAAAAATTTCGAAAAGATATGGGAGAAAATGGTAAGAAACTTGCGAAAAGAGAGACCTGGGTTCTCGCTGCCAGGCGCTATAGTGCCGCCTATGAGGCCGTTGTTAGGCGTTCGCAATAA
- a CDS encoding oligosaccharide flippase family protein produces MSDFIRTKFFRHASVLQAGSFVQFGISFAGSVLIARLLGPDQYGVWALAIALAGIMGLSLDWGQLSGLLILFSRASAEGNHERMRDAGSRYIKITLLLYLCVGVPLFFLADILGSALYHREDLGNYVRWLLISGFFTSGFALFAILLQVVRKVWLLTLAENADQGLKTGMMLGGLFAGLGLAGVAGGQALGTALSFLAILFFYRRYVQPTGLVPRVRSMLLHIRETSLRSFLRFSFPMALDNNIVEFYNLGIMLLLGRLASPSEAGFFKISLSYMSLAFFPLGAVTRLLQDQFPKDQVRDPAILRRHFIKVSVVGGFFAMAVGTILVLLGPFLIKVVYGAAYENATPFIKAFWWYTAVIGFGIGLGSLFRTISKVHISITINSVVLLVGWPLSLYLLDMYGALGAVYSFTILKGSATIIAVIVAFWYLKFGDLSAPASHGSK; encoded by the coding sequence ATGAGCGATTTTATCCGTACAAAGTTTTTTCGGCACGCATCGGTTCTTCAGGCCGGGAGTTTTGTGCAATTCGGGATTTCGTTTGCGGGTTCGGTACTTATTGCGCGTCTTCTGGGGCCGGATCAGTACGGTGTGTGGGCGCTTGCCATAGCGCTCGCGGGCATTATGGGTTTATCTCTTGATTGGGGCCAATTGTCTGGTCTTCTTATTCTTTTTTCACGAGCGTCCGCAGAAGGAAATCATGAACGGATGCGCGATGCCGGTTCCCGATATATCAAGATCACTCTTCTGCTCTATCTCTGCGTCGGTGTACCTCTATTTTTTTTAGCAGATATTTTGGGATCCGCGTTGTATCATCGGGAGGATCTGGGAAATTATGTGCGATGGCTTCTTATAAGCGGTTTTTTTACTTCGGGGTTCGCGCTTTTTGCGATACTTCTCCAGGTTGTGCGGAAAGTATGGCTGCTTACCCTCGCCGAGAATGCTGACCAAGGTCTGAAAACTGGCATGATGTTGGGCGGACTTTTCGCAGGACTCGGTCTGGCAGGCGTTGCCGGCGGACAAGCGCTGGGAACTGCGCTCTCGTTCCTAGCCATCTTATTTTTTTATCGCCGCTATGTGCAGCCGACGGGTCTCGTCCCGCGCGTTCGCTCCATGCTTTTGCACATACGCGAGACGTCGTTGCGGTCTTTTCTCCGTTTTTCATTTCCCATGGCGCTCGATAATAATATTGTAGAGTTTTATAATTTGGGTATTATGTTGCTGTTGGGCCGGCTCGCCTCGCCCAGTGAGGCTGGATTTTTCAAAATATCTCTTTCGTATATGTCGCTTGCATTTTTCCCGCTTGGAGCCGTCACACGGCTTTTACAAGACCAATTTCCCAAAGACCAGGTGCGAGATCCTGCAATATTACGCAGGCATTTCATTAAAGTATCGGTTGTAGGAGGATTTTTTGCGATGGCGGTCGGCACCATTCTTGTGCTTCTCGGCCCCTTTTTAATCAAGGTCGTCTACGGTGCGGCGTATGAGAATGCCACTCCCTTTATAAAAGCATTCTGGTGGTATACGGCAGTGATTGGATTCGGTATTGGCCTGGGGAGCCTCTTTCGTACTATTAGTAAAGTGCATATTTCTATTACCATAAACAGTGTCGTATTATTGGTTGGATGGCCATTGAGTCTCTATCTCTTGGATATGTACGGAGCACTCGGCGCGGTATACAGTTTCACGATCCTCAAAGGAAGCGCTACTATTATTGCCGTTATAGTAGCATTTTGGTATCTTAAATTTGGAGATCTTAGCGCCCCCGCTTCTCATGGATCGAAATAA
- a CDS encoding glycosyltransferase family 1 protein, which yields MRIGIDYISAFGTGGNGTYTRELTTALARKEGRDRFELYTYLHHIFPTRRYPDLSDRAVFRGVYMPSFPFPALTRWGERISGEIFRFRSRDLDVMHFTNPFFFTKGLAKKVRVVVSIHDLSFIKDRSWVKASTRELLMSILPDIFREAHALIAVSECTKREIIAYDASVSSKTFVVHEGANSAFGPVVPDAAFLAHYGIAQPYILTVGEIQPRKNLETILAAYAQLPGMLRSRYCLVLAGAPRDSTQLQRLGECIHALKLDEQVIVVGHVPAEDLVKLYGGASLFAFASFYEGFGLPILEAMACGVPVVTSNTTSLPEIGGDSCLYAPPEDVEGFMGQFAAVLSDEILQKAMRKKGLARAGLFSWDKAARETRAIYRNVTGALVQ from the coding sequence ATGCGTATTGGTATCGATTATATTTCGGCTTTCGGTACGGGGGGCAACGGCACGTATACCCGAGAATTGACAACGGCGCTTGCGCGCAAAGAAGGGCGTGACAGGTTTGAGTTATATACGTATTTGCATCATATTTTTCCTACACGAAGATATCCCGATCTTTCGGATCGGGCAGTTTTTCGCGGTGTGTATATGCCGTCTTTTCCATTTCCTGCGCTGACAAGATGGGGGGAGCGGATTTCGGGAGAGATTTTTCGATTTCGTTCCAGGGATTTGGACGTGATGCATTTCACGAATCCGTTTTTCTTTACGAAGGGACTTGCAAAAAAAGTCCGCGTTGTCGTGTCCATACACGACCTGTCATTTATAAAGGATCGTTCATGGGTAAAGGCAAGCACGCGGGAGCTTCTCATGAGTATTCTTCCGGATATATTTCGCGAAGCGCACGCGCTCATTGCGGTCTCGGAGTGTACGAAGCGCGAAATTATCGCATACGACGCATCCGTATCATCAAAGACCTTCGTGGTCCATGAAGGCGCAAACAGTGCATTTGGGCCCGTGGTTCCCGATGCGGCATTCCTTGCGCACTATGGGATCGCGCAGCCCTATATACTGACGGTGGGCGAGATACAGCCGCGAAAGAATTTGGAGACGATTCTTGCCGCGTATGCACAACTTCCCGGCATGCTGCGTTCACGCTACTGCCTTGTCCTTGCAGGAGCTCCAAGAGACAGCACCCAATTGCAGAGGCTTGGTGAGTGTATTCACGCATTAAAACTTGATGAGCAAGTTATCGTAGTAGGACATGTTCCGGCCGAAGATCTTGTGAAATTATACGGAGGAGCGAGTCTTTTTGCATTCGCCTCTTTTTATGAAGGATTTGGTTTGCCTATACTTGAGGCTATGGCGTGTGGCGTGCCGGTGGTGACTTCGAATACAACATCTCTACCCGAAATTGGAGGAGACTCCTGCCTGTATGCACCTCCGGAGGATGTGGAGGGCTTTATGGGGCAATTCGCGGCGGTGCTTTCCGATGAAATACTCCAAAAAGCCATGCGCAAAAAAGGTCTTGCGCGTGCCGGGTTATTTAGCTGGGATAAGGCGGCTCGGGAGACGCGTGCTATCTATCGCAATGTGACTGGCGCATTGGTACAATAA
- a CDS encoding MgtC/SapB family protein — MSGIIPQNHELQLIFHLIFAMALGWLIGWERKHWKKPAGGRTFMLISLGSCLFTIISVEGARMFSQGASIDPLRIASNVLTGIGFIGAGLILHHEERVEGVTSAAALWVAAAVGMSVAFHFYTLAIVTALLTVTGLNLSYATRKFYSHVSQKEHGAEGEDI, encoded by the coding sequence ATGTCCGGAATCATCCCGCAAAACCACGAATTACAGCTCATCTTTCACCTGATCTTTGCCATGGCTTTGGGATGGCTCATCGGATGGGAGCGTAAGCACTGGAAAAAACCTGCCGGAGGACGCACGTTCATGCTTATATCCCTCGGGTCATGCCTTTTTACGATCATCTCTGTTGAGGGGGCACGAATGTTTTCTCAAGGCGCATCCATCGATCCCCTGCGTATCGCGTCAAACGTGCTTACGGGCATCGGCTTCATTGGAGCAGGGCTCATTCTGCACCACGAAGAGCGCGTGGAAGGCGTTACCTCCGCGGCCGCCCTGTGGGTAGCCGCGGCCGTCGGCATGTCGGTAGCATTCCATTTTTATACGCTCGCGATAGTAACAGCGCTCCTTACCGTAACCGGACTCAACCTCTCTTACGCAACGCGAAAATTTTACTCGCACGTTTCACAAAAAGAGCATGGCGCGGAGGGAGAAGATATCTGA